A section of the Rossellomorea marisflavi genome encodes:
- a CDS encoding DHA2 family efflux MFS transporter permease subunit produces MSHSQSNTSTSSEGPFKVLPILTSFLIAGFIGLFSETALNMALSNLIQDFGIHETTAQWLTTGYLLTLGILVPVSGLILQWFTTRQLFVVSLVFSIIGTFIAAIAPNFGFLMVARVVQAMGTALMLPLMFNTILLIVPPHKRGKIMGLMGLVIMFAPAVGPTLSGLILESLTWHWIFWISLPFLLVALVFGIFFMQNVSTPTRPKIDILSIILSTIGFGGVVYGFSSAGEGGGWSEPVVIISIAAGVIGLIVFCLRQRTMAQPMLNLKTFKYPMFVVGLLLVLICMMVILSSMILLPLYLQTSLAMTTFAAGLLLLPGGIINGLLSPIMGSLFDRFGPKWLVIPGLAIVIASLVGFYTVDLDTSSYFIVGMHILLMIGVSMIMMPAQTNGLNQLPPELYPDGTAIMNTLQQVAGAIGTAVAISILSSGVKSYMEGGADLSNPLTPLLAFTSGVQNAFLFAIIAAVVGFIVGLFVKRVKVDHPMS; encoded by the coding sequence ATGAGTCATAGTCAATCGAACACATCTACATCAAGCGAGGGACCCTTTAAGGTTCTTCCGATCCTCACATCATTTCTTATCGCCGGATTTATCGGCCTCTTCAGTGAAACGGCACTGAACATGGCATTGAGCAATTTGATCCAAGATTTTGGCATTCATGAAACAACCGCCCAATGGCTAACAACGGGTTACCTTCTCACTCTTGGGATTTTGGTACCTGTCTCCGGACTGATCCTGCAATGGTTCACGACGAGACAGCTGTTTGTCGTCTCACTGGTCTTCTCGATCATCGGGACCTTCATTGCAGCCATCGCCCCGAACTTCGGTTTCCTGATGGTGGCACGCGTCGTGCAGGCAATGGGTACCGCTCTGATGCTTCCGCTAATGTTTAATACCATTCTCTTGATTGTTCCGCCACACAAGCGCGGTAAGATCATGGGGCTCATGGGACTCGTCATCATGTTTGCACCGGCGGTAGGTCCTACGCTGTCCGGATTGATCCTTGAATCCCTGACATGGCACTGGATTTTCTGGATATCCCTGCCATTCCTGTTGGTTGCACTGGTTTTCGGTATTTTCTTCATGCAAAATGTATCGACACCGACCAGACCAAAAATCGATATTTTATCCATCATCCTTTCTACGATCGGATTCGGAGGAGTCGTGTATGGTTTCAGTTCAGCTGGGGAAGGCGGAGGTTGGAGTGAACCTGTCGTCATCATTTCCATTGCCGCCGGAGTCATCGGCCTTATCGTCTTCTGTCTAAGACAACGCACCATGGCTCAGCCGATGCTGAACCTGAAGACGTTCAAATACCCAATGTTCGTTGTCGGATTGCTGCTTGTATTGATCTGCATGATGGTCATTCTGTCATCCATGATCCTGCTTCCACTATACTTGCAAACGTCACTTGCCATGACGACATTTGCCGCCGGTCTTCTCTTATTGCCGGGTGGGATCATCAATGGACTGCTATCCCCGATCATGGGAAGCCTGTTCGACCGCTTCGGTCCTAAATGGCTAGTCATACCTGGCCTTGCCATCGTCATCGCATCACTTGTCGGTTTCTATACAGTGGACCTTGATACGTCTTCCTACTTCATTGTCGGGATGCACATCCTGCTCATGATCGGTGTATCCATGATCATGATGCCCGCCCAGACAAATGGGTTGAATCAACTGCCACCTGAGCTTTATCCTGATGGCACGGCCATCATGAACACCCTTCAACAAGTTGCCGGTGCCATCGGAACGGCTGTTGCAATCTCGATTCTTTCTTCTGGCGTGAAATCTTACATGGAAGGCGGTGCGGATCTCTCAAATCCGTTGACCCCGCTTCTTGCATTCACTTCAGGTGTACAAAATGCATTCCTATTTGCCATTATCGCCGCAGTTGTCGGATTCATCGTCGGACTGTTCGTCAAGCGGGTGAAAGTCGATCACCCCATGAGCTGA
- a CDS encoding DUF4256 domain-containing protein, producing MTESTNEHKHLSHEEVDKLIITLKDRFHTHMHRHEGIEWEEVEQALRERPEKLWSLNQMEQTSGEPDVIGIEEGGSYVFCDCSKESPKGRRSTCYDLKALESRKKHKPEHNAMDLAAFMGIDLLTEDQYRSIQKLDEFDLKTSSWIQTPQDIRNLGGALFCDRRYGKVFVYHNGAESYYAARGFRGILYI from the coding sequence ATGACAGAATCCACAAATGAACACAAGCACCTTTCTCATGAAGAGGTTGATAAGCTGATAATTACATTGAAGGATCGCTTCCATACCCATATGCACCGGCACGAAGGGATCGAATGGGAAGAGGTCGAGCAAGCCCTGAGGGAAAGGCCAGAAAAACTATGGTCATTGAATCAGATGGAGCAAACGTCGGGAGAACCAGATGTGATTGGAATTGAAGAGGGGGGCAGCTACGTGTTTTGCGATTGTTCAAAGGAAAGCCCAAAAGGACGGAGAAGTACTTGTTATGACCTAAAGGCACTTGAGTCGAGGAAGAAGCACAAGCCTGAGCACAATGCCATGGATTTGGCTGCTTTCATGGGAATCGACCTACTGACCGAGGATCAATATCGCTCCATTCAAAAGCTAGATGAATTCGACCTGAAGACGTCGAGTTGGATTCAGACTCCCCAGGATATAAGGAACCTTGGAGGAGCTTTATTCTGCGATCGTCGATACGGCAAGGTATTCGTTTATCACAATGGAGCAGAATCCTATTATGCTGCTAGGGGCTTCCGTGGCATCCTCTATATATGA
- a CDS encoding DHA2 family efflux MFS transporter permease subunit yields the protein MEQKINATGKRPPYGIIAILMIGAFITFLNNTLLNIALPSIMKDMEVQPSTVQWLATGFMLVNGILIPATAFLIQKYSVRRLFLAAMLLFTAGTVLAGTAEIFPVLLGGRMLQASGSAIMMPLLMNVMLVSFPVEKRGAAMGVFGLILMFAPAIGPTLSGWIIEHYDWRMLFHFITPIAVVVLLIGFFRLKDKKEKLAMRLDLFSLLLSSIGFGGILYGFSSAGDKGWDSPYVYGSIAIGVISLVIFIIKQSRQERPMLNFKVYRYPMFALSSAIAMVVNMALFSGMILLPIYVQTLRGISPMDAGLLLLPGAIIMAIMSPITGRLFDKFGGRILAMTGLTITVITTYAFSKLTLDTTYTHLIILYSVRMLGMSMVMMPVSTNGLNQLPARYYPHGTAMNNTLNQVAGAIGTALLVTVMSTRTTTHGEELAAEALQKATSGQPTAAAMAEMKAQIGMQAMLEGINDAFLVATFIAGVALILSFFIKRATPSPDPEGAPQTNEPKATTKLAEN from the coding sequence ATGGAACAGAAAATTAATGCAACAGGTAAACGCCCCCCTTATGGAATCATTGCCATTTTAATGATTGGAGCTTTTATCACGTTTCTAAACAATACACTATTAAACATTGCACTGCCATCTATCATGAAGGATATGGAGGTACAACCGTCCACCGTCCAATGGCTGGCAACAGGCTTTATGCTTGTGAACGGGATCTTGATTCCCGCAACAGCATTCCTGATTCAGAAATATTCCGTACGACGCCTGTTCCTCGCAGCCATGCTGCTCTTCACAGCAGGTACGGTACTTGCAGGTACTGCTGAGATCTTCCCGGTACTGCTCGGCGGAAGGATGCTTCAAGCATCAGGTTCTGCCATCATGATGCCGCTACTCATGAACGTCATGCTCGTAAGCTTCCCGGTTGAGAAAAGGGGAGCGGCTATGGGTGTGTTCGGATTGATCCTCATGTTTGCTCCGGCAATCGGTCCAACTCTATCCGGGTGGATCATCGAGCACTATGACTGGAGGATGCTCTTCCACTTCATCACACCGATTGCTGTCGTCGTACTGCTGATCGGATTCTTCAGACTCAAGGATAAAAAAGAGAAGCTTGCCATGAGATTGGATCTTTTCTCATTGCTACTATCAAGTATCGGATTCGGTGGAATCCTATACGGCTTCAGTTCTGCAGGGGACAAAGGCTGGGATAGCCCATATGTATATGGATCGATTGCCATCGGGGTGATTTCCCTTGTCATCTTCATCATCAAGCAATCACGTCAAGAACGTCCAATGTTGAACTTTAAAGTGTATCGCTACCCGATGTTCGCCCTATCTTCAGCGATTGCCATGGTCGTCAATATGGCGTTGTTCTCCGGAATGATCTTGTTGCCGATCTATGTACAGACACTTCGGGGTATTTCACCGATGGATGCCGGACTTCTTCTGTTGCCGGGTGCCATCATCATGGCGATCATGTCACCGATCACCGGTCGTCTCTTCGATAAATTCGGTGGACGGATCCTTGCCATGACAGGTTTGACGATTACAGTGATCACGACCTATGCATTCAGCAAATTGACACTTGATACTACGTACACCCATTTGATCATCCTTTATTCCGTGCGTATGCTTGGAATGTCAATGGTCATGATGCCTGTATCCACAAATGGGTTGAATCAGCTTCCCGCACGCTATTATCCTCACGGTACAGCGATGAACAATACGCTGAACCAAGTGGCAGGTGCCATCGGTACGGCCTTGTTGGTGACAGTCATGTCCACACGTACCACGACACACGGGGAAGAGCTTGCCGCTGAAGCCCTTCAGAAGGCAACAAGTGGTCAACCGACGGCTGCAGCCATGGCCGAAATGAAAGCCCAAATCGGTATGCAGGCGATGCTCGAAGGAATCAATGATGCATTCCTCGTTGCCACCTTCATTGCCGGTGTAGCATTGATCCTTTCGTTCTTCATCAAACGTGCCACACCGTCTCCGGATCCGGAGGGGGCACCTCAGACGAACGAACCGAAAGCAACAACGAAGCTTGCTGAAAATTGA
- a CDS encoding NUDIX hydrolase, whose protein sequence is MEHVKELRKRVGHRPLILAGSVVIILNHRKEILLQQRTDGDWGLPGGLLELGESLEAAAVREVKEETGLEIGQLQLLGIHSGEDYYFKLANQDELYSVTAVYEAGDVRGRMEKDGSESIDLRYFSLQNLPIGLTDEYLSYITPYLDRLLADKNMNMEE, encoded by the coding sequence ATGGAGCATGTTAAAGAACTTCGAAAACGAGTTGGACACAGACCTCTTATCCTGGCAGGGTCGGTGGTGATCATTCTGAATCATCGCAAGGAAATTCTCCTTCAGCAAAGAACGGACGGCGACTGGGGGCTTCCGGGTGGACTGCTGGAACTTGGTGAAAGCTTGGAGGCAGCGGCGGTCAGGGAAGTAAAGGAAGAAACCGGATTGGAAATCGGGCAGCTCCAGCTGCTTGGAATCCACTCTGGGGAAGACTACTATTTCAAACTGGCAAATCAGGACGAGCTGTATTCTGTAACCGCCGTATACGAAGCGGGTGACGTGAGGGGAAGGATGGAGAAGGACGGAAGTGAATCCATCGATCTCAGGTATTTTTCACTTCAAAACCTCCCGATAGGACTTACCGATGAATATCTCAGCTACATAACACCCTATCTTGACCGTCTGCTTGCGGACAAAAATATGAACATGGAGGAATGA
- a CDS encoding peptidoglycan D,D-transpeptidase FtsI family protein: protein MNLLFLSVFLLFSLLEMRLGFVQIVHGENYKNEVERTEDVVVKTSVPRGKIYDRYGNVIVDNVPLNAITYTRTSTTSIDEMIEVATNLSKYITMDTKGVTVRDKKDYWITKHPKKAEALVAKNEVQKLQADEELSTDDVNDKVYKMQLDRITDMELDSLTKKDLQIISIYRQFAGGYALNPQIVKNENVTTEEFSKVSEHLSELPGVNTTTDWKRAYVFDDTLRTILGNVSSSKEGLPKNLIDAYLAEGYNRNDRVGKSYVELQYEDVLQGQKEQIQDITKNGSVIDSKLVQSGHSGKDVVLTIDMDLQREVEKIIEDELSKQVAHRDVSPNLDRAFVVMMNPNTGEVLSMAGKQYVKNSETGKYELQDAALGTFTSSYEVGSAVKGATVLTGYMTGNLTPGETLIDEPLHIKGTPVKSSWFNKYGQMPIDDRFALRISSNSYMWKVALRVAGAEYVPNEPIVNNPQAFSVFRNHFAQFGLGVQTGLDLPGESSGLKGTATDPGFLLDYAIGQFDTYTTMQLAQYVSTIANGGYRIEPHVMKEIREPSEDKKRLGSIVYEDEPKVLNRIDATSAQINHVQLGFHDVYHLPRGTAYTEFNSAPYDASGKSGTAETYVNGQLNYNTTIIGYAPSDNPEVSYAVVIPYSHIQASGVVDPYLDKKIGKRVMDKYFELKKERAKSSDNTNAVNKKIENAADAEKQTKQVRKESN from the coding sequence ATGAACCTGTTGTTCCTTTCAGTGTTCTTATTGTTTTCCCTGCTCGAGATGAGACTGGGTTTCGTGCAGATCGTCCACGGTGAAAACTATAAGAACGAAGTGGAACGCACGGAGGATGTTGTCGTCAAGACGAGTGTTCCACGCGGTAAGATTTATGACCGGTACGGGAATGTCATCGTTGACAACGTTCCGCTCAATGCCATTACATATACAAGGACAAGTACGACTTCTATCGATGAAATGATCGAAGTGGCTACTAACTTATCCAAGTACATCACGATGGATACGAAAGGCGTGACCGTTCGCGACAAAAAGGACTACTGGATCACCAAGCATCCGAAAAAGGCGGAAGCTCTCGTCGCAAAGAATGAAGTTCAGAAGCTTCAAGCTGATGAGGAACTGTCCACGGACGACGTGAATGATAAGGTCTACAAGATGCAGTTGGACCGCATCACGGATATGGAACTTGATTCCCTGACAAAGAAAGACCTTCAGATCATCTCGATCTATCGTCAGTTTGCCGGAGGGTATGCCCTGAACCCGCAAATCGTCAAAAACGAAAATGTCACGACTGAAGAGTTCTCTAAAGTCAGCGAACACTTGAGTGAACTTCCGGGAGTGAATACAACAACCGACTGGAAGCGGGCCTATGTATTCGACGATACGCTCAGGACCATCTTGGGGAATGTATCTTCATCTAAGGAAGGACTCCCGAAGAATCTGATCGATGCGTACCTCGCCGAAGGATACAACCGCAATGACCGAGTTGGGAAGAGTTATGTTGAACTGCAATACGAGGATGTTCTCCAAGGACAGAAGGAACAGATCCAGGACATCACGAAGAATGGAAGCGTCATTGATTCCAAACTCGTGCAGTCTGGTCATAGCGGGAAAGATGTTGTCCTGACGATCGACATGGACCTGCAACGGGAAGTGGAGAAGATCATTGAGGACGAGTTGTCCAAGCAGGTTGCCCACAGGGACGTGTCACCGAACCTTGACCGGGCTTTCGTGGTGATGATGAATCCCAACACGGGTGAAGTCCTTTCCATGGCAGGAAAACAATATGTAAAGAATAGCGAGACGGGGAAATACGAGCTTCAAGATGCCGCTCTCGGGACGTTCACCTCTTCCTATGAAGTAGGCTCAGCTGTTAAGGGTGCGACCGTCCTGACAGGGTATATGACAGGGAATCTGACCCCTGGAGAGACTCTGATCGATGAACCCCTTCATATCAAAGGGACACCCGTGAAGTCATCATGGTTCAACAAATACGGCCAAATGCCGATTGATGACCGATTCGCTCTCAGGATCTCCTCGAACTCCTATATGTGGAAAGTGGCTCTCAGAGTTGCCGGCGCAGAATATGTTCCGAATGAACCAATCGTGAATAACCCTCAGGCATTCTCTGTATTCCGTAACCACTTCGCCCAGTTCGGATTGGGTGTACAAACGGGACTGGATCTTCCTGGTGAATCATCTGGATTGAAAGGGACAGCAACAGATCCAGGTTTCCTGCTGGATTATGCGATTGGTCAGTTTGATACGTATACTACGATGCAGCTTGCTCAATATGTATCCACAATCGCCAATGGTGGATACCGTATAGAGCCTCATGTGATGAAAGAGATCAGGGAACCCTCTGAAGATAAGAAGCGGCTGGGATCCATCGTATATGAAGATGAGCCGAAAGTGTTAAATCGGATAGATGCCACATCAGCTCAGATCAACCATGTGCAGCTTGGATTCCACGATGTATACCATCTTCCGAGAGGGACTGCGTATACCGAGTTCAACAGCGCTCCATACGATGCGTCCGGAAAATCAGGGACCGCTGAAACGTATGTGAATGGTCAATTGAACTACAATACAACAATCATCGGATATGCACCTTCTGATAACCCTGAAGTGTCGTATGCCGTTGTCATCCCTTATTCACATATCCAAGCAAGCGGGGTAGTGGATCCCTACTTGGATAAAAAGATCGGGAAACGCGTGATGGATAAATATTTCGAACTGAAAAAAGAACGTGCAAAATCCTCCGACAACACGAATGCCGTGAATAAGAAGATTGAAAATGCCGCCGATGCTGAAAAGCAGACAAAACAAGTTAGAAAAGAAAGCAACTGA
- a CDS encoding VOC family protein: MSERLDHVVLTVKSIVDSLRFYTEVLGMEEMTFGNGRKALTFGSQKINLHEYKHEFEPKADQPTPGSADWCFITSLDPDSLLKHLTALGITIEEGPVTRTGALGPICSIYIRDPDNNLIELSTYIDE; encoded by the coding sequence ATGAGTGAGCGATTGGATCACGTTGTTCTGACAGTAAAAAGTATAGTAGATTCTCTTCGGTTCTACACAGAGGTATTGGGGATGGAGGAAATGACGTTCGGAAATGGCCGGAAAGCATTGACGTTTGGTAGCCAGAAAATCAACTTGCACGAATACAAACATGAATTTGAGCCTAAAGCAGACCAACCGACACCCGGTAGTGCTGATTGGTGCTTCATCACCAGTCTGGATCCAGACTCCCTCCTAAAGCATCTCACCGCCCTTGGAATAACCATCGAAGAAGGTCCCGTGACAAGAACCGGCGCTCTTGGCCCCATCTGTTCCATCTACATACGTGACCCGGACAACAACCTGATTGAACTCTCTACCTACATAGACGAATAG
- a CDS encoding aldo/keto reductase yields MENKVNLGHSDVKVFPIGLGTNAVGGHNLFPHLDEEEGKKVVRTALDHGVNLLDTAFIYGPERSEQLVGEVIKDYKREDLAIATKAAHQLDGEGNVTITNSPAFLKQSVDDALKRLQTDYIDLFYIHFPDEDTPKDEAVGALKEMKDQGKIRAIGVSNFDLGQLKEANKDGHVDVLQAEYNLLKRSAEKELLPYTDQLGITFIPYFPLEAGLLTGKYKESDTFGDLRKDMPNFQGSTFTSNLQKVDELRKLADEKGVEISQVVLAWYFSRPSLDVLIPGAKRSGQVVRNLKTGDVTLSDSEIAFIDRVFS; encoded by the coding sequence ATGGAAAATAAGGTGAACCTGGGACATTCAGATGTGAAAGTCTTTCCCATTGGACTTGGAACCAATGCAGTGGGAGGGCATAATTTGTTCCCTCATCTTGATGAAGAAGAGGGGAAAAAAGTTGTCCGGACAGCTCTCGATCATGGAGTGAACCTGCTCGACACTGCATTTATCTATGGGCCTGAGCGGTCGGAGCAGTTGGTCGGAGAAGTTATCAAAGACTATAAGAGAGAGGACTTGGCCATCGCGACAAAAGCCGCCCATCAGCTGGACGGAGAGGGAAATGTCACCATCACCAACTCGCCCGCGTTTCTCAAACAGTCTGTCGATGATGCTTTGAAACGACTGCAAACAGATTATATTGACCTATTCTATATCCATTTCCCTGATGAAGATACGCCAAAGGATGAAGCAGTCGGTGCATTGAAAGAAATGAAGGATCAAGGAAAGATCCGGGCGATCGGTGTTTCGAATTTCGACCTTGGTCAGCTGAAAGAAGCGAACAAGGACGGTCATGTGGACGTACTGCAAGCTGAGTACAATCTCTTGAAACGATCAGCCGAGAAAGAACTGCTTCCTTATACAGATCAGCTTGGGATCACATTCATTCCGTATTTCCCCCTCGAAGCGGGGCTTCTAACGGGCAAATACAAGGAGTCTGACACGTTTGGGGATCTGCGAAAGGATATGCCGAACTTCCAGGGCAGCACGTTTACGTCCAATCTTCAAAAGGTCGACGAGCTAAGAAAGCTTGCTGATGAAAAAGGTGTGGAAATCAGCCAGGTCGTCCTAGCCTGGTATTTTTCCCGGCCATCCCTTGATGTGTTGATTCCTGGTGCGAAGAGAAGTGGTCAAGTCGTACGGAATCTCAAAACAGGGGACGTGACCCTTTCAGATAGCGAAATAGCGTTCATCGATCGGGTATTTTCCTGA
- a CDS encoding TetR/AcrR family transcriptional regulator, with translation MKNNPTKRLILETAAQLFQKQGYHGTGINQIIEVSGTPKGSLYYHFPNGKEQIAQEAIKLVKEHIVEQTKLDLQQDKDASEAFRRHILNIADFYDSDNDTEWLKIGTLASETAATHEELRSTCELAFKEWQELYADALISRGYPEKAAGTLAITINALLEGATTISLIAGNGDTLRIIAEQLPILLHRENSVQEDNHI, from the coding sequence ATGAAGAATAATCCTACAAAACGGCTGATTCTTGAAACGGCAGCACAGCTATTTCAAAAACAGGGCTATCACGGCACCGGTATCAATCAGATCATCGAAGTAAGCGGGACACCGAAAGGTTCTCTGTACTACCATTTTCCGAACGGGAAAGAGCAGATTGCCCAAGAAGCGATCAAGCTCGTAAAAGAACATATTGTCGAACAGACAAAATTGGATCTTCAACAGGATAAAGATGCATCCGAAGCCTTTCGACGACATATCCTTAATATCGCTGACTTTTACGATTCTGATAACGACACGGAATGGCTTAAGATCGGGACACTTGCTTCCGAAACAGCGGCTACCCATGAAGAGTTGCGATCTACATGTGAACTTGCTTTTAAAGAATGGCAGGAGCTTTATGCCGATGCATTGATTTCAAGGGGGTATCCCGAAAAAGCAGCAGGGACACTTGCCATTACAATCAATGCGCTACTAGAAGGTGCGACCACCATTTCGTTGATTGCCGGAAACGGAGATACTCTTCGCATCATTGCTGAGCAACTACCTATCCTACTTCATAGAGAGAATTCAGTACAGGAGGACAATCATATATGA
- a CDS encoding TetR/AcrR family transcriptional regulator translates to MKDRKLHVIKMSHQLFIEKGFLATSIQDILNYSGISKGTFYNYFSSKNELLMELFKSIYIKLEKERNDLLIGQSADDLDIFIQQIELQVATNRSNKLLTLFDEVVVLHDEDLKEFFHRGQLRMLRWYYQRFIDLFGEENKTYLLDCTIMFIGILHQNLKYHSFAFEGSDANLHSVVQYSVNRIVRVVEEAAESREQLFDYELIDQWMPDFRDQDPDFQKELHHAILSMKQQPLCDTPRYTELLEFIRDEMLHHPKPRRFLVESAMDTLRQNDRFPQEALDKLNLLIHSFFD, encoded by the coding sequence ATGAAAGACCGTAAGTTGCACGTGATAAAAATGTCTCATCAGCTCTTTATCGAAAAAGGTTTCCTGGCCACGAGCATACAGGATATCCTGAATTACAGCGGTATTTCCAAAGGTACATTCTATAACTATTTTTCATCCAAGAATGAATTATTGATGGAACTGTTCAAATCCATATATATCAAGCTGGAAAAAGAGAGGAACGATCTCCTCATCGGACAGAGTGCCGATGATCTCGATATATTCATCCAACAGATCGAACTACAGGTGGCAACGAACCGCTCGAACAAGCTATTGACGTTATTCGATGAAGTGGTCGTTCTCCATGATGAGGATTTGAAGGAGTTCTTCCATCGCGGCCAGCTGCGCATGCTCCGTTGGTATTATCAGCGGTTCATTGATTTGTTCGGCGAGGAGAATAAGACGTATCTGCTCGATTGTACGATTATGTTCATTGGTATTCTTCACCAGAACCTCAAATATCATTCCTTCGCCTTCGAAGGGTCCGATGCCAATCTGCATTCTGTAGTCCAGTATAGCGTCAACCGCATTGTCCGGGTCGTAGAGGAAGCCGCCGAGTCCAGAGAGCAGCTCTTCGATTATGAGTTGATCGATCAATGGATGCCAGACTTCCGGGATCAGGATCCTGATTTCCAGAAAGAACTCCACCATGCCATCCTCTCCATGAAGCAGCAGCCGCTATGTGATACGCCTAGATATACAGAGCTCCTTGAATTCATTCGTGATGAAATGCTCCATCATCCGAAGCCCCGCCGCTTCCTTGTCGAGAGTGCGATGGACACATTACGCCAAAATGACCGATTCCCTCAGGAAGCTCTAGACAAATTGAATCTTCTTATCCACTCGTTTTTTGATTAA
- a CDS encoding CsbD family protein, translating into MNKDQVKGNVEQDKGEAKKQMGKATDDKSLETKGRMEKGKGKAKEAYGDMKESFKK; encoded by the coding sequence ATGAATAAAGATCAAGTAAAAGGAAACGTAGAACAGGACAAAGGTGAAGCTAAAAAGCAAATGGGGAAAGCAACAGATGATAAATCCCTTGAAACAAAAGGCCGCATGGAAAAAGGGAAAGGGAAAGCGAAGGAAGCGTATGGTGATATGAAGGAATCCTTCAAAAAATAA
- a CDS encoding P1 family peptidase, whose protein sequence is MTRRIRDYGVKIGRMQTGEDNSITDVKGVTVGHTTIDDGPHQTGVTAILPHHGSLFKDKLIASSHVINGFGKSMGLIQINELGTLETPIILTNTLSIGVAADALIDYMLEHNPEIGRTTGTVNPIVCECNDMLLNDVRGKVVRKEHVLNAIHNAEEQVEEGSVGAGRGMLCYSLKGGIGTSSRMIPLDHGTYTLGVLVLSNFGILSDLKVGGNPVGEKLKQAILQERDERDKGSIIIVVATDLPVSERQLHRIIKRSVTGLSRTGSIITTGSGEVVIGFSTHTTIPHHPSGKLLSIPVIHEEDMDIAFRAVGEATEEAVLNSLVAATHVIGRDGNERPAFKDLINKYDIPLV, encoded by the coding sequence ATGACGAGACGAATCCGGGACTACGGAGTCAAAATCGGGAGGATGCAAACCGGTGAAGACAATTCCATCACCGATGTAAAGGGAGTGACAGTCGGCCATACGACAATTGATGATGGACCTCATCAAACCGGTGTCACAGCCATCCTGCCCCATCATGGCTCACTTTTCAAAGACAAGCTTATAGCCTCTTCCCATGTGATCAATGGCTTTGGTAAAAGCATGGGGTTGATCCAGATCAATGAACTGGGCACACTAGAAACGCCGATCATCCTGACGAACACACTGAGTATCGGAGTAGCGGCTGATGCCCTGATTGATTACATGCTTGAACACAATCCTGAGATTGGCAGAACGACAGGGACGGTGAATCCGATCGTTTGTGAATGCAATGATATGCTGCTGAATGACGTCAGGGGCAAGGTGGTTCGGAAGGAGCATGTTCTCAATGCCATACATAATGCTGAAGAACAAGTAGAGGAAGGCAGTGTTGGAGCAGGGAGGGGTATGCTCTGCTATTCGTTGAAAGGAGGAATAGGTACTTCTTCTAGAATGATCCCCCTCGATCATGGTACCTACACCCTTGGCGTACTCGTACTCTCAAACTTTGGGATATTAAGCGATCTTAAGGTAGGAGGAAATCCTGTAGGGGAAAAGTTGAAACAGGCCATCCTTCAGGAGCGTGATGAAAGGGATAAAGGATCCATCATCATTGTAGTAGCAACGGATTTGCCCGTCTCTGAAAGGCAGCTGCATCGGATCATCAAACGATCCGTTACCGGTTTATCTCGCACAGGATCCATCATCACTACGGGGAGTGGCGAGGTGGTCATCGGCTTCTCCACCCACACCACCATTCCTCATCATCCAAGCGGAAAGCTTTTATCCATTCCGGTCATCCATGAAGAGGATATGGACATTGCATTCAGGGCTGTCGGGGAAGCAACAGAAGAGGCTGTCCTCAATTCCCTTGTTGCGGCTACCCATGTCATCGGTCGTGACGGGAACGAAAGACCTGCATTCAAGGATCTGATTAATAAATACGACATTCCGTTGGTTTAG